In Planococcus sp. MB-3u-03, the DNA window ATGAAATCTTGCCGCTATCTGTCACAAATGCCAGCCGGCTTGCTTTCTTGATTACAGCCGCTTGGTGGATCTTGTTCTCGATTCCGCTGTTCCGCCATGTAAAACAACAGCATTTCATCAAACGCGAAGCAAATCCGGTCGTCCAAAGCTTCCGCCGGCTCAATAAAACGATCCGGGAAATACGCCAGTACCGCGCCTTGTTCCTATTCCTCATTGCGTATTTCTTCTATATCGATGGCGTCGGCACGATTATCTCACTGTCCACCGCATACGGAACTGATCTCGGATTGAGCGCCACCAGCTTATTGATCGTTTTGTTCGCCACACAAGTAGTGGCCGCGCCTTTTGCGATTCTCTACGGCAAGCTCGCCGATCGCTTTACCGGAAAGAAAATGCTGTATGTCGGCATTTTCGTCTATATTATCGTTTGTGTCTATGCGGTTTTCATCGAAACCATTATGGACTTCTGGATTCTTGCGATGCTTGTCGCCACCAGCCAAGGCGGCATCCAAGCCTTGAGCCGCTCTTATTTCGGCAAGCTCGTGCCAAAGCAAAATGCCAATGAGTTTTTCGGGTTTTACAATATTTTCGGCAAATTTGCCGCGATTACGGGGCCTTTGCTTGTCGGCGTCACTTCCCAGATTACCGGCAACTCCAGTTTAGGGGTTTTGAGTTTGGTCGTACTCTTCATCATCGGTCTGGTCGTCCTCATCTTCGTTCCAGAACCGGTGCCTCATGAGCCGGTCGATGAAGTCGCCGCTGAATAACTCAACACATAAAAGGCCTCCCGCAGCTGCGGGAGGCCTTTTTTCATGATTAATTATTCTTTTTCGCATCAGTTGGCTCAACTTTAATCTCGCCATCTGAGTTTTTGCCGAGTGATGATTCGCCGAATTCCACGACATCTACGCCGCCAGCATCTTTCTCAGCTTTCTTGATTTCTTTTTCGACTTTCTTTTCAGCCTTCTCATGCTCTTTTTGGGCTTTTTCTTCTTTTTTCTCTTCTTTTTCTTCAGCTTTTTCTTGCTGTTTCGCTTCTTTCTCAATTTCCTTTTCTTGCTTCTTCAATTCTTTTTCTTCTTTTTTCTCTTCGCGCTTCGCTTTCAGTTCGTCAGCTTTCACTTTCGCTTGCTCGATGGAAGTGTTCACTTTTTCACTGGAATCCGAAGTTTTCGCTTTCACTTGCTCCTGCAATTCCTTGCCGCTTTTAGGTGCAAGCAATAGGCCTGCTGCAGCGCCGATCAAAGCGCCTGTTACAGCACCGGCAACGAAGCTTCCACCGCCGCCTCCGCCTGATTCAGAACCGTATTCCGGTGCCATTGGTGCAGGCGCCTGGATTTTGCCTTGGCGCACGAGGCGCTCTTCGACTTCTTCTACGATTTCAAACAAGGTGCGCCCTCTTGCTTCAACTAATGAAACGCTCATGTGGAAATCCGTTAAATCTTCTTGGTCACGGACGACCACTACGTCGTAATCGGGTGCATCTGTTTTCTTTTCAAGAATTTCTGCACGATACCCTTTTTGTACTAATGCATCGCGTACGGATGTAAATGGATGTTCAACTGCAATTTTTACCATTCTGTGTCCACTCCTTTTTTTGAAAACTCTATGTTAAGTTGTTTTCCCCTAATCCACCGCTCTAAACTTATCCTTTGCGAACTCCTCCATTTTTTTCAAATTTTCACGCTTCGAATAACTTTGTGAATACACATATTCATCAGTCTGATGCGGAATCGTTTCTCGCTTCAAGACAGTTAGTGACGTACTTTATATTCACTTG includes these proteins:
- a CDS encoding YkuS family protein yields the protein MVKIAVEHPFTSVRDALVQKGYRAEILEKKTDAPDYDVVVVRDQEDLTDFHMSVSLVEARGRTLFEIVEEVEERLVRQGKIQAPAPMAPEYGSESGGGGGGSFVAGAVTGALIGAAAGLLLAPKSGKELQEQVKAKTSDSSEKVNTSIEQAKVKADELKAKREEKKEEKELKKQEKEIEKEAKQQEKAEEKEEKKEEKAQKEHEKAEKKVEKEIKKAEKDAGGVDVVEFGESSLGKNSDGEIKVEPTDAKKNN
- a CDS encoding MFS transporter, yielding MAKFTKPEKSWALYDWGSSAYSIIITTAVFPLFYKAAATEAGVELADSTAYLSYTIAIFTFILAMLGPLLGTIADYEGMKKKFFTVFFVLGTVSTAMLAFVPEGQWLWLLICYVFAALGATGANLFYDAFIVDVTTSKRMNQVSAFGYGLGYIGSTIPFALAILIILLAQNEILPLSVTNASRLAFLITAAWWILFSIPLFRHVKQQHFIKREANPVVQSFRRLNKTIREIRQYRALFLFLIAYFFYIDGVGTIISLSTAYGTDLGLSATSLLIVLFATQVVAAPFAILYGKLADRFTGKKMLYVGIFVYIIVCVYAVFIETIMDFWILAMLVATSQGGIQALSRSYFGKLVPKQNANEFFGFYNIFGKFAAITGPLLVGVTSQITGNSSLGVLSLVVLFIIGLVVLIFVPEPVPHEPVDEVAAE